A genome region from Cryptococcus neoformans var. neoformans B-3501A chromosome 8, whole genome shotgun sequence includes the following:
- a CDS encoding hypothetical protein (HMMPfam hit to ThiF, ThiF family, score: 61.9, E(): 1.7e-15): MAPLQFQPLASQPTPAFWAALAAHKLNHLKLDDSHLPITAQIEPAKRVLINKERVDDTADVGIDGSLVVGGDAFEAERGRLPPNAVSVTGTLKIFNTIEEFKDTSAKKRLFDDLVSQMLESFDTDRPVLNPFLLVTFADLKKYVYHYWFAFPALVSSPAWVMDGEFMPVDEIEDIRNLAQSHFQHNTAAFLLKGAAPHLSAAPLSSCSTFYDKTQSEMVTVVFHDTSSLPSNPGWGLRNVLYYLSAKHGITSLVVICLRGGSSSTQASLSLSSPPSTAPAKPPQAVGWERHPSGKLSPRVADLGPMMDPTRLAAQAVDLNLKLIKWRLLPALDLDKISGTRCLLLGAGTLGCYVARILMGWGVRNITLVDSSTVSYSNPVRQPLFTFSDCLNGGLPKAPTAAKKLQEIFPGVNAQGVVLGIPMPGHPISSSDDAVEKDVAKLEALVKSHDAVFLLMDSRESRWLPTVLGRKWGKVVVNAALGFDSFLVMRHGAGAGARRIQWDEGGVGEKGLGCYYCNDIVAPADSLSDRTLDQMCTVTRPGVAPIAAAMAVELLISVLQHPLGVHAPAERPDTAETSTSTKTSPLGCVPHQLRGQMYQWKTQIVEGEAFDRCTGCSDYVLNEYETNGFAFLRRVFNEKDYLEKVTGLDELYRESEKVIEGMEGLDWDSEGEE; encoded by the exons ATGGCGCCACTCCAGTTCCAGCCACTCGCCTCCCAGCCAACCCCCGCCTTCTGGGCAGCCCTCGCAGCCCACAAACTCAACCACCTCAAGCTCGACGACTCCCACCTCCCCATCACAGCCCAGATCGAGCCCGCAAAGCGCGTCCTCATCAACAAGGAGCGTGTGGACGATACGGCGGACGTGGGGATCGATGGCTCGTTGGTCGTGGGCGGCGACGCGTTCGAGGCGGAGCGCGGCAG ATTGCCACCCAACGCCGTCTCTGTCACCGGCACGCTCAAGATATTCAACACGATCGAGGAATTCAAGGATACGTCTGCCAAAAAGCGGCTCTTTGATGATCTCGTCTCCCAG ATGCTCGAATCGTTCGACACTGATCGACCCGTGCTCAACCCTTTTCTACTCGTCACTTTTGCAGACCTGAAAAAGTATGTGTACCACTATTGGTTTGCGTTCCCTGCGCTCGTCTCGAGTCCGGCGTGGGTTATGGATGGAGAGTTTATGCCTGTGGAT gagattgaagacATTCGAAACTTGGCACAGTCCCATTTCCAACACAACACGGCTGCTTTCCTCTTGAAAGGCGCTGCCCCTCATCTATCTGCGGCCCCATTATCTTCATGCTCTACATTCTACGACAAGACGCAAAGTGAAATG GTGACCGTCGTCTTCCACGATACgtcttccctcccttccaaCCCAGGATGGGGACTCCGTAATGTGCTGTACTACCTCTCCGCCAAACACGGCATCACCTCTCTCGTCGTCATATGTCTAAGGGGAGGTTCCTCCAGTACCCAAGCTTCCttatctctctcttctccccccTCGACCGCCCCGGCCAAACCACCCCAGGCGGTAGGCTGGGAACGTCATCCGTCGGGTAAACTGTCCCCCCGGGTCGCAGATCTGGGACCGATGATGGACCCTACCCGCCTCGCGGCGCAAGCTGTGGATTTGAATCTAAAGCTGATCAAGTGGAGACTCTTGCCGGCATTGGATTTGGACAAGATATCGGGCACGAGATGTTTGTTGCTGGGTGCAGGCACGTTGGGGTGTTATGTGGCTAGGATCTTGATG GGCTGGGGAGTCCGGAACATTACTCTCGTCGATTCATCGACCGTATCCTACTCGAACCCTGTCCGCCAACCGCTCTTCACATTCTCAGACTGTCTCAACGGCGGGCTGCCCAAGGCACCTACGGCCGCAAAGAAGCTACAGGAGATTTTCCCCGGTGTGAATGCCCAGGGCGTGGTGCTCGGTATCCCCATGCCCGGGCATCCGATCTCGTCGTCAGATGACgcggtggagaaggatgtaGCGAAGCTGGAAGCGTTGGTGAAATCGCATGATGCGGTGTTCTTGTTGATGGATTCGAGGGAATCGAGGTGGCTGCCGACAGTGTTGGGGAGAAAATGGGGGAAAGTGGTGGTGAATGCCGCGTTGGGCTTTGACTCGTTCTTGGTCATGCGGCATGGGGCGGGAGCGGGAGCGAGGAGGATCCAGTGGGATGAAGggggggtgggggagaAAGGTTTAGGGTGTTATTATTGTAATGATATTGTCGCTCCCGCCGAC AGTCTAAGCGATAGAACATTGGACCAGATGTGTACGGTCACTCGACCGGGTGTGGCGCCGATTGCGGCGGCGATGGCGGTAGAGCTCTTGATATCTGTTTTACAGCATCCTCTTGG GGTGCACGCTCCCGCCGAAAGACCGGATACCGCGGAAACAAGCACAAGCACAAAAACGTCGCCTCTGGGATGTGTACCGCATCAGTTGCGGGGACAGATGTATCAGTGGAAAACACAGATTGTAGAAGGCGAGGCGTTTGATCGATGTACCGGATGTTCAGACTAT GTACTGAACGAATACGAGACCAATGGCTTTGCGTTCCTCCGACGGGTGTTTAATGAAAAGGATTATTTGGAGAAAGTGACGGGTTTGGATGAGTTGTACAGGGAGAGTGAAAAGGTTATAGAGGGCATGGAGGGGTTGGATTGGGATAGCGAGGGGGAAGAGTGA
- a CDS encoding hypothetical protein (HMMPfam hit to SURF1, SURF1 family, score: 36.8, E(): 3.4e-12) — protein sequence MARPSIRLFSLAFTPRPLGIPRVARPSLRPRTTGTHRPFGSAPSGVNSTASKYTPKSSSSSISILLRPTSLILILVPILTGFLGVWQLKRLRWKLDLIEEVDRNLHKEPMLLPGNINMDALPEFSFRRVLIKGQFTGPPILLGPQTYEGFPGYHLILPFLRPGDGGGSSGGGGSTILVNRGFITTTRANAIRAGSQVPPGLTRDKAGKLVGNGEEVVVEGLLPKTGERTVWMHENKPETNEWFWKDVEKMAEVCGGEEKGVQPVLVDALAEPDQSPTLLMQQGIPVGRPAHVELRNQHAQYAAIWLSLSASTTVMLGYILTRGRGKPKTRRPKLY from the exons ATGGCCCGTCCTTCAATCcgccttttctctctcgctTTCACCCCACGCCCTTTAGGTATTCCGCGGGTCGCTCGTCCCTCTCTGCGACCCCGCACGACGGGCACCCACCGACCATTCGGCTCTGCCCCATCCGGCGTCAACTCTACCGCCTCGAAATACACCCCCAaatcgtcctcctccagcatctccatcctcctaAGACCGACGTCGTTGATTTTGATTCTTGTGCCTATATTAACGGGGTTTTTGGGGGTATGGCAGTTGAAGCGGTTGAGGTGGAAGTTGGATTTGATCGAAGAGGTGGATCGGAATTTGCACAAGGAACCCATGTTGTTGCCCGGGAATATCAA TATGGACGCCCTCCCCGAATTCTCGTTTAGACGCGTATTGATAAAGGGCCAATTCACCGGTCCGCCCATCTTACTCGGTCCACAGACGTATGAAGGTTTCCCAGGTTATCACCTCATCCTACCCTTTCTCCGCCCCGGTGATGGCGGGGGATCGAGCGGTGGCGGGGGATCGACGATCTTGGTGAACCGGGGGTTTATCACCACGACTCGGGCGAATGCGATCCGTGCCGGTAGCCAGGTCCCGCCCGGCTTGACGCGGGATAAGGCAGGAAAGCTGGTGGGCAAcggggaagaggtggtggtggaagggtTGTTGCCAAAGACGGGGGAGAGGACGGTGTGgatgcatgagaataagCCAGAGACGAATGAGTGGTTCTGGAAggatgtggagaagatggcagAGGTTTGTGGtggggaggaaaagggggTGCAGCCGGTTTTGGTGGATGCTCTTGCCG AGCCAGATCAGTCGCCGACATTGTTGATGCAGCAGGGTATCCCTGTAGGTCGACCGGCCCATGTCGAGTTGAGGAATCAACACGCCCAGTATGCGGCCATCTG GCTATCATTATCAGCGTCAACAACGGTGATGCTTGGGTACATCCTCACgcgaggaaggggaaagcCCAAGACGAGGCGACCAAAGTTGTACTAG